One genomic segment of Catalinimonas alkaloidigena includes these proteins:
- a CDS encoding PVC-type heme-binding CxxCH protein, giving the protein MQKLLLFLLLLLAACASESEELVREVPELYLPDDLQASVWAESPQFFNPTNIDVDIKGRVWVAEAVNYRDFNNHEGHRTHEQGDRIMILEDLDGDGKSDTSKVFVQDPDLRSPLGIAVLGKQVVVSCSPNVIVYTDEDGDDQPDHKEILLTGFGGKDHDHGLHSVTAGPDGRWYFNTGNAGPHVVTDRSGWTLRAGSVYTGGTPYNNENTPALRSDDGRIWTGGMALSMNPDGTDLEVLAHNFRNSYEVAVDSYGDLWQNDNDDQKDANRTTWLMRGANAGFFSADGSRSWQADRRPEQSIQQAHWHQGDPGVLPVGDIFGSGSPTGVVMYEGDALGEKYRGMFLSADAGRNVVFGYHTEAEGAGFALHRSNLISSVNASTEGYRWYEVDENKRKWFRPSDVAVGPDGAIYVADWYDPIVGGHQMHDKQGYGRIYRITPKNKLLDIPEIDLNTTEGQLLALQSPAINVRNQGFVKLREQGEAVMEEVKTLLTAENPYHQARAVWLLSQLGEKGIQEVEQVLRHEDAQHDNPRLRITALRALQQVKPQDWLAYADQLAKDPSIAVRREVALSLRDVPLTQSKALILNLINSYKGEDPWYLEALGSAMDGKEATLYPELLETFGDENPESWSEVFASLIWRIHPPQAVQALRTRVLSSKLTPEQQQQAMVALAFVPTQEAAQAMLEVDSKASGDLKKQSLWWLQFRKTNDWKTYLQDWKAPIDYLPEAHPEQLALKKQLLDTTISLEKRLASAKEMRLTAAGSWHLLQVLDWLEEGMKDTVRSVAIPKMLQSEDLYLKAVARHYLPDKQRASVYDSEQLLSLAVSAESGKTLFYQNCTTCHKMGDAGQEIGPELTNIHRKYDQLGMLEGVTNPDAAIAFGYEPWLVSTRDGGIVYGLMLSDGPVITIMDMYGRQYIMEQGFVQHKKQFNFSPMPSPADFSLSEQQVADITAFLLQANI; this is encoded by the coding sequence ATGCAAAAGCTTCTCTTATTTCTCCTGCTGTTATTGGCCGCCTGTGCTTCCGAATCCGAAGAGCTTGTTCGGGAAGTGCCTGAGCTTTACCTGCCCGATGATCTTCAGGCAAGCGTCTGGGCTGAATCTCCTCAGTTTTTCAATCCTACCAACATAGACGTAGACATCAAAGGGCGGGTATGGGTGGCCGAAGCCGTCAATTACCGGGATTTTAATAATCACGAAGGACATAGGACCCATGAGCAAGGCGACCGTATCATGATTCTGGAAGACCTGGATGGAGATGGTAAAAGCGATACTTCCAAAGTTTTTGTACAAGACCCCGACCTGCGTTCCCCTTTGGGTATAGCCGTACTGGGCAAACAGGTGGTAGTCTCCTGCTCTCCGAATGTGATTGTCTACACCGATGAAGATGGAGACGATCAGCCCGACCATAAAGAAATCCTGCTTACTGGCTTTGGCGGCAAGGATCATGATCACGGACTGCACTCCGTCACTGCCGGTCCGGATGGACGATGGTACTTCAATACTGGAAATGCCGGACCGCATGTCGTCACCGACCGTAGTGGCTGGACGCTCAGGGCTGGTAGCGTATACACCGGAGGTACGCCCTACAACAATGAAAATACGCCTGCCCTGCGTAGCGATGACGGTCGTATCTGGACAGGAGGCATGGCCCTTAGCATGAATCCTGATGGAACAGACCTGGAAGTACTGGCGCATAATTTTCGCAATTCTTATGAAGTGGCGGTGGATTCCTATGGCGATCTATGGCAAAATGACAATGACGATCAGAAGGACGCCAACCGTACCACCTGGCTCATGCGGGGTGCGAATGCGGGTTTTTTCTCTGCCGACGGTTCCCGTAGCTGGCAGGCAGATCGTCGTCCCGAGCAGAGCATACAGCAAGCCCATTGGCATCAGGGCGATCCCGGAGTACTACCTGTGGGAGATATTTTTGGCTCCGGCTCACCTACCGGTGTAGTCATGTACGAAGGAGACGCACTGGGAGAAAAGTACCGGGGTATGTTTCTCAGTGCCGATGCCGGACGTAATGTGGTCTTTGGTTATCATACTGAAGCTGAGGGCGCAGGCTTTGCCTTGCACCGAAGCAACCTCATCAGTTCGGTCAATGCGTCTACCGAAGGCTATCGCTGGTATGAAGTAGATGAAAACAAGCGCAAATGGTTTCGTCCCAGCGATGTGGCCGTAGGGCCGGATGGTGCTATCTATGTAGCTGACTGGTACGACCCCATTGTAGGCGGACACCAGATGCACGATAAGCAGGGCTACGGAAGAATCTACCGGATCACCCCTAAAAATAAATTACTGGACATTCCTGAGATTGACCTCAATACCACCGAAGGTCAGCTTCTGGCCCTGCAAAGTCCGGCAATCAATGTGCGTAACCAGGGCTTTGTAAAGCTACGGGAACAGGGAGAAGCGGTGATGGAAGAGGTGAAGACTTTGCTCACTGCCGAAAATCCTTACCATCAGGCAAGGGCCGTCTGGTTGCTGAGTCAGTTGGGGGAAAAGGGAATTCAGGAAGTGGAGCAGGTGCTTCGGCATGAAGATGCGCAACATGATAATCCGAGACTTAGGATTACTGCTTTACGAGCATTACAACAAGTGAAGCCTCAGGATTGGCTGGCTTATGCTGATCAACTCGCCAAAGATCCATCCATTGCTGTAAGACGGGAGGTGGCGCTATCGCTCAGAGACGTGCCGCTCACTCAGAGTAAAGCATTGATCTTGAATCTTATCAACAGCTATAAGGGTGAAGATCCCTGGTACCTGGAAGCTTTAGGTTCGGCCATGGATGGCAAAGAAGCTACCCTTTATCCTGAACTGCTTGAAACATTTGGTGATGAAAACCCAGAGTCGTGGAGTGAAGTTTTTGCAAGTTTAATCTGGCGTATACATCCTCCCCAGGCTGTTCAGGCCTTAAGAACAAGAGTGTTGTCCTCTAAGCTTACGCCCGAACAACAACAGCAGGCGATGGTGGCTCTGGCCTTTGTGCCTACTCAGGAAGCTGCCCAGGCCATGCTGGAGGTTGACAGCAAAGCTTCTGGCGACTTAAAGAAGCAATCCCTGTGGTGGCTGCAGTTCAGGAAGACCAACGATTGGAAAACCTATCTGCAGGACTGGAAAGCTCCCATTGACTATCTCCCTGAGGCTCATCCCGAACAACTGGCTTTGAAGAAACAGCTTCTGGACACCACAATCAGCTTGGAAAAAAGACTGGCATCAGCAAAAGAGATGCGTTTAACAGCAGCAGGAAGCTGGCATCTGCTGCAGGTTCTTGACTGGCTGGAAGAAGGCATGAAAGATACTGTACGTTCGGTAGCGATACCTAAAATGCTGCAAAGTGAAGACCTTTACCTGAAAGCGGTAGCCCGCCATTATCTACCAGATAAACAGAGGGCGTCGGTCTACGATAGTGAGCAACTTTTATCCTTAGCTGTCAGTGCAGAAAGTGGCAAAACCTTATTCTACCAAAACTGCACTACCTGTCATAAAATGGGTGATGCAGGGCAGGAGATTGGTCCGGAGCTCACGAACATTCATCGTAAATACGATCAGTTGGGCATGTTGGAAGGAGTAACCAACCCCGATGCAGCCATTGCTTTTGGCTACGAACCCTGGCTGGTCAGTACCCGGGATGGCGGTATTGTCTATGGATTAATGCTGTCGGATGGTCCTGTGATTACCATAATGGATATGTATGGCCGGCAGTATATAATGGAACAGGGCTTTGTGCAACACAAAAAGCAGTTTAACTTTAGTCCCATGCCCTCACCGGCGGATTTTTCGCTGAGTGAGCAGCAAGTCGCTGATATCACCGCTTTTTTACTCCAGGCAAACATTTGA
- a CDS encoding Gfo/Idh/MocA family protein, giving the protein MQPSIKRREFIKKSGLGALGLSTFPYLSRSVAPSDTLRVAHIGINGMGTAHLNWFANLPEVDVVGICDVDELHLSKGLAKARELQPDVKVKGYNDFRRVLEQQDIDVITCATPDHWHAQVAMLAFEAGKDVYGEKPLAYSVKEGQQMLKSMEKHNKVFQLGTQIHATDNYHRVVELIQSGVIGDIKAVRLWKTGDTPDLGNPPKQPVPNHLNWDMWLGPAPYADYVPERCHFNFRYFSGLFRRHVSGFLVPHSRYRMVGC; this is encoded by the coding sequence ATGCAACCGTCAATCAAGCGTAGAGAGTTTATCAAAAAAAGTGGGCTGGGTGCCTTAGGGCTCAGCACTTTTCCTTATCTCTCCAGAAGCGTAGCGCCCAGTGATACTTTACGGGTCGCTCATATTGGTATCAATGGCATGGGTACAGCTCACCTCAACTGGTTTGCGAATTTGCCTGAAGTAGATGTGGTAGGCATTTGCGATGTAGATGAGTTGCACCTGAGCAAAGGACTGGCGAAAGCCCGTGAGCTTCAGCCGGATGTAAAAGTAAAAGGCTACAACGATTTCCGACGGGTGCTGGAGCAGCAGGATATTGATGTGATTACCTGTGCCACACCCGATCACTGGCATGCACAGGTAGCCATGCTGGCGTTTGAAGCGGGTAAGGATGTGTACGGTGAAAAGCCGCTGGCCTATAGTGTTAAGGAAGGACAGCAGATGCTCAAGAGTATGGAAAAGCACAATAAGGTTTTTCAGTTGGGTACGCAGATTCATGCGACGGATAACTACCATCGGGTGGTGGAACTCATACAATCGGGTGTGATCGGTGACATAAAAGCAGTAAGGTTATGGAAAACAGGCGATACACCTGATCTGGGCAATCCTCCCAAGCAACCTGTGCCTAATCATCTGAACTGGGATATGTGGCTCGGGCCGGCTCCGTATGCAGACTATGTGCCCGAGCGATGTCATTTCAACTTTCGTTACTTTTCTGGACTATTCAGGAGGCATGTTTCAGGATTTCTGGTGCCACATAGCCGATATCGTATGGTGGGCTGCTAA
- a CDS encoding 3-keto-disaccharide hydrolase: protein MNTIFLHGKLFIFFATLCFGCQPGNNEDAGQEKTQETDTSSSPNANADWQVLFNGKDLGGWHEVGGDPNFYIEDSVLVGLTEEGLPNTFLVTDDTYDDFVLELDFKIDDAINSGVQIRSSTYENDTTTAYISGQLEESTRDWEAGRFHGYQIEIDPSERAWTGGFYEEGGRGWLQPLTDNEEAQQAFRPGEWNHMRIEAQGNQFKSYINGVAVADHTDDMASSGHIGLQLHGAGREEQIGQEVRYKNIKIREL from the coding sequence ATGAACACTATTTTTTTGCATGGCAAGCTATTTATCTTTTTTGCAACTCTATGCTTCGGTTGCCAGCCCGGCAATAATGAAGATGCTGGTCAGGAGAAGACACAAGAGACTGATACCAGCAGCAGCCCCAATGCGAATGCCGACTGGCAGGTACTTTTCAATGGGAAAGACCTTGGCGGCTGGCATGAAGTAGGCGGTGATCCTAATTTTTACATTGAAGACAGCGTGTTGGTAGGCCTGACAGAAGAAGGTCTGCCCAATACCTTTCTGGTCACTGACGACACTTACGATGACTTTGTGCTGGAGTTAGATTTTAAAATTGATGATGCCATTAACTCAGGCGTGCAGATCAGGAGCAGCACCTATGAAAATGATACCACTACGGCTTACATTTCGGGACAGTTGGAAGAAAGTACCCGCGACTGGGAAGCAGGAAGGTTTCATGGTTACCAGATTGAGATAGACCCTTCGGAGCGAGCCTGGACAGGCGGTTTTTATGAGGAAGGTGGCCGCGGCTGGCTGCAACCTCTCACCGATAATGAGGAGGCTCAGCAGGCTTTCAGGCCCGGAGAGTGGAACCATATGCGCATAGAGGCCCAAGGCAACCAGTTCAAATCTTATATCAATGGCGTAGCTGTGGCGGATCATACCGATGACATGGCCAGTAGCGGACATATTGGTTTGCAATTGCATGGTGCTGGACGGGAAGAGCAGATCGGTCAGGAAGTACGTTATAAGAACATTAAGATCAGGGAGTTGTAA
- a CDS encoding SDR family oxidoreductase encodes MKDKICLITGANSGIGKITARELAKKGAHVIMLCRNEEKAERAKEDILKVCGHDRVDIVLADLASTKQIREAAAHINATYPHIDVLNNNAGLLMGSKRETTEDGFEMTFGVNHLAPFLLTHLLIDKVFASKRGNIINVSSEAHRIANLDFNNLQYEKKYGGLKAYALSKLCNLLFTYELAKRLQGTHVVTNALHPGGIATGLYEGVPGIFGTIAKLTKPFLPGEKKGAETSIYLASSEEGYTANGQYFKSKKPSSPTKVATNDYNARRLWEVSEALLDIRFQPEKKSFSKS; translated from the coding sequence ATGAAAGATAAAATCTGTTTGATCACCGGGGCTAATTCGGGAATAGGAAAAATTACAGCGCGTGAACTGGCCAAAAAGGGCGCGCATGTGATCATGCTGTGCCGTAATGAAGAGAAAGCAGAGCGGGCCAAAGAAGATATTCTCAAAGTTTGCGGACACGATAGGGTAGATATCGTGCTGGCTGACCTAGCTTCCACGAAGCAGATTCGTGAAGCTGCCGCCCACATCAATGCTACTTACCCTCACATAGACGTGCTGAATAACAATGCCGGACTGCTGATGGGCAGCAAGCGTGAGACGACAGAAGATGGTTTTGAAATGACTTTTGGCGTTAACCACCTGGCACCCTTCCTGCTCACCCATCTGCTCATAGATAAAGTGTTTGCCAGCAAAAGAGGGAATATCATCAACGTTTCCTCGGAAGCCCATCGTATTGCCAATCTGGACTTCAATAACCTGCAATACGAAAAAAAATACGGTGGTCTGAAAGCCTATGCGCTATCCAAGCTCTGTAATCTGCTATTTACCTACGAACTGGCGAAGCGGCTGCAAGGTACCCATGTCGTGACCAACGCTTTGCATCCTGGAGGTATCGCTACCGGCTTGTATGAAGGTGTACCCGGCATTTTCGGAACGATCGCGAAATTGACTAAACCTTTTTTGCCAGGGGAGAAGAAAGGCGCCGAAACCAGCATCTATCTGGCTAGCAGTGAAGAAGGGTATACCGCTAATGGCCAATATTTCAAAAGCAAGAAGCCAAGCTCACCTACCAAAGTGGCAACCAATGACTACAATGCCCGTAGACTATGGGAGGTCAGTGAAGCTTTGCTGGATATCCGCTTTCAGCCGGAAAAGAAAAGCTTTAGTAAGAGCTGA
- a CDS encoding YpdA family putative bacillithiol disulfide reductase codes for MNIYDVLIVGAGPCGLACGIEAQQNGLNYAVLDKGSITESIRRYPVDMTFFSSADNISIGNVPFTSLNLRPSRAEALKYYRKVVEHFGLNIHPFTEVQNIEKEDELFILNTDKSQYKARKVILAIGYYDIPRELNIPGENLPHVTHYYDEPYKYTGTKAVVVGGANSAIETALDLYRNGVDVTVVHQFEGFDKTAKYWIVPDMENRVKKEEVQTYFRSAVTEITEKEVHLQNLDTGEKSTISADFVFLMVGYHPDAKFLRRVGVQLNGEMLIPEINSETYESNIPGIYMGGSVIGGEETAKVFIENGKLHAIPIIADIKAKLSQEAMPSAKASS; via the coding sequence ATGAACATTTATGATGTACTCATTGTCGGAGCAGGACCTTGTGGCTTAGCCTGCGGCATTGAGGCACAGCAAAACGGCTTAAATTATGCTGTTTTAGATAAAGGAAGCATTACCGAATCCATTCGTCGCTATCCTGTAGACATGACGTTCTTCTCCAGTGCGGATAACATTTCTATAGGAAATGTACCTTTTACTTCTCTAAACCTCAGGCCCAGCAGGGCAGAAGCCTTGAAATACTATCGTAAAGTGGTAGAGCATTTTGGGCTGAACATACACCCTTTTACCGAGGTGCAGAACATTGAAAAGGAAGACGAGCTTTTCATACTGAATACCGACAAAAGCCAGTACAAAGCTCGCAAAGTTATTCTGGCTATCGGTTATTATGATATTCCCCGCGAGCTTAACATACCCGGTGAGAACCTGCCGCACGTAACGCATTACTATGATGAACCATATAAGTATACCGGAACCAAAGCTGTAGTGGTAGGAGGAGCTAATTCAGCCATAGAAACTGCCCTGGATCTGTACCGCAATGGTGTAGACGTAACGGTGGTGCATCAGTTTGAAGGCTTTGACAAAACGGCCAAGTACTGGATCGTGCCTGATATGGAAAACCGGGTAAAGAAGGAAGAAGTACAAACCTATTTCAGAAGCGCGGTCACCGAGATTACGGAGAAAGAGGTACACCTTCAGAACCTGGATACCGGCGAAAAGAGTACCATCTCTGCCGATTTCGTATTCCTGATGGTAGGCTATCATCCCGACGCTAAGTTTCTGCGCAGGGTAGGCGTACAGCTCAATGGAGAAATGCTCATCCCGGAAATTAATTCGGAAACCTATGAGAGTAATATTCCCGGTATTTACATGGGAGGTTCAGTGATAGGAGGGGAAGAGACAGCTAAGGTCTTTATTGAAAACGGTAAGCTGCATGCCATACCTATCATCGCTGATATCAAAGCTAAGCTGAGCCAGGAAGCAATGCCTTCCGCCAAAGCTTCATCTTAG
- a CDS encoding helix-turn-helix domain-containing protein gives MKTELEKIIPDKDSSLSLMVNPKLSDFFFWHFHPEYELVFIEGADGNRHVGQHFSRYNGSDLVLIGSYIPHLNFDYGIQTSYEEVVVHIRHDFLKHHTAVAPELKVVQQLLELAQHGIAFGEKTKDLVGPRLKKLPEYSSFEQFLELLSIFHLLMHAEDKELLHVEPVKNQYTRKDQDRLKAIYAFIDLHYQQKIKIEEVAQMSNLTKAAFCRYFKKMTRLTFTEFVNHYRIDKAKKLLLMDKNVTESCFECGFESLSYFNRTFKKVTGKNPLAFKKEHLP, from the coding sequence ATGAAGACTGAACTGGAAAAGATCATTCCTGACAAAGACAGCTCTCTCAGCCTGATGGTCAATCCTAAGCTGAGCGACTTCTTCTTCTGGCATTTTCATCCTGAGTATGAGTTGGTCTTTATAGAAGGAGCAGACGGGAACCGCCATGTAGGCCAGCATTTTTCCCGTTATAATGGTAGTGACCTCGTACTGATTGGTTCTTACATACCCCATCTGAATTTTGATTACGGTATCCAAACATCTTACGAAGAAGTGGTGGTACATATCCGTCATGATTTTTTGAAGCACCATACAGCGGTTGCTCCTGAGCTGAAAGTAGTACAACAACTGCTGGAACTTGCCCAGCATGGCATTGCTTTTGGAGAAAAAACGAAGGACCTAGTAGGGCCACGCCTGAAGAAGCTGCCGGAATACTCATCTTTTGAGCAGTTTCTGGAACTGTTAAGTATCTTCCATCTGCTCATGCATGCTGAAGATAAAGAGCTTTTACATGTCGAACCCGTAAAAAATCAGTATACCCGCAAAGATCAGGATAGGCTCAAAGCCATTTACGCCTTCATTGATCTACATTATCAGCAGAAGATTAAGATTGAAGAGGTAGCCCAAATGAGCAATCTGACAAAGGCAGCTTTTTGCCGATATTTTAAAAAGATGACACGCCTTACCTTTACCGAATTTGTGAATCATTACCGTATTGACAAAGCGAAAAAGCTGCTGCTCATGGATAAGAACGTCACAGAAAGCTGTTTTGAATGTGGGTTTGAAAGCCTTTCTTACTTTAACCGCACCTTCAAAAAAGTGACAGGCAAAAACCCGCTTGCCTTTAAAAAAGAACATCTGCCCTGA
- a CDS encoding phytanoyl-CoA dioxygenase family protein, whose product MKNMKAQTLDQNSPNKNHKEIPGNPSTATSSKQKLNDRSNGKPLRVLTEDDWKFWVENGYVVIKNALPPEQAQKTADFLWEFEEKDKNDPSTWYTAPRAEMQMKELAGTGMVEVYNTQALWNNRQTQRIYDAFVDIWGTEKLWVTIDRANLNFPIRPGFEYKGFIHWDYDPETKPQNVQGVLALADQNDENMGGFQCIPWLYRNYDSWKLTQPDDRDHFKPDVSGLEDKLVKVKLNAGDLLIFNSLQPHGIRPNRSEDKVRIAQYISMMPAEEDNEELRQWRINSWKNRIAPSGYAFPGDPRNYEQQNYETAKLNDLGKKLLGLEKWE is encoded by the coding sequence ATGAAAAATATGAAAGCACAGACTCTTGATCAGAACAGCCCAAACAAAAACCATAAGGAAATTCCGGGAAATCCTTCTACCGCTACCAGCAGCAAGCAGAAACTCAATGATCGTTCCAATGGAAAACCGCTTCGGGTTTTGACTGAGGATGACTGGAAGTTTTGGGTAGAGAATGGGTATGTAGTCATCAAAAACGCGCTACCCCCTGAGCAGGCTCAGAAGACCGCCGACTTTCTGTGGGAGTTTGAAGAGAAAGATAAAAATGATCCCTCCACCTGGTATACAGCTCCCCGTGCGGAAATGCAGATGAAAGAACTGGCCGGCACCGGCATGGTGGAAGTCTACAATACGCAGGCTTTATGGAACAACCGGCAGACACAGAGAATATATGATGCTTTTGTGGATATCTGGGGCACCGAGAAGCTTTGGGTCACCATTGATCGGGCCAACCTTAATTTTCCGATCCGCCCAGGTTTTGAATACAAAGGCTTCATCCACTGGGATTATGACCCTGAGACCAAACCACAAAATGTGCAGGGTGTACTGGCTCTGGCTGATCAAAATGATGAGAACATGGGCGGCTTTCAGTGCATCCCCTGGCTCTACAGAAATTACGATAGCTGGAAACTCACTCAGCCGGATGACAGGGACCATTTCAAGCCTGATGTAAGTGGTTTGGAAGACAAGCTTGTGAAGGTAAAACTGAATGCCGGTGATTTACTCATTTTCAACAGCTTACAACCGCATGGCATTCGGCCCAACAGATCAGAAGACAAAGTGCGGATTGCCCAGTATATCTCCATGATGCCTGCTGAGGAAGATAATGAAGAACTGAGACAGTGGCGTATTAACTCCTGGAAAAACCGTATCGCGCCCAGCGGCTATGCATTCCCTGGCGACCCACGCAATTATGAGCAGCAGAACTACGAAACAGCGAAGCTTAATGATTTGGGCAAAAAGCTGTTGGGGTTAGAGAAATGGGAATAG
- a CDS encoding SGNH/GDSL hydrolase family protein, whose product MKKLYRVYVSLLSLSLFFSACETEDELIEERLENNPLPPVGAISGDPGTVNLGKFVAIGNSLTAGLMDAALYSSGQQNSFPNILANHFQAVEGLDAGTFNQPDISSTNGYNISINNVGGQVAGRFILDTSIPGPIPTVGELPTPYGGDRSQLNNFGVPGARVLDVAASGYGQVNPFFARFASSANASMLGDASAAQGSFFTVWLGGNDVLSWARVGGAAPDGEENPDAEQTEANTLSSINSFTQAYSNVINSMLAAHTDARGVAITIPSITLLPFFRAVTYDPIALDQANADALNAGYADYNQGVQAAAQFGMITEEEAALRNISFQLTTNANETNAVVILDEDLSDITLPDPQGGDPIVLPKLRQANASDLLTFNVATLLGTSTEAGIYGLEAPVENQYVLTLNEQIVLNTRIAFFNGIIAQIVASTGGRVALVDVNTIFADVAGLTAEQATQLGLSSEAIASADGVQGIVVDGVSLQPDFSPNGIISTDGVHPNPKGHALVANAIIEVMNEAFEADIPPIDITPFRTVVVAL is encoded by the coding sequence ATGAAAAAGTTATATAGAGTTTATGTTTCTTTACTTAGCCTGTCATTGTTCTTTTCAGCTTGTGAAACGGAGGATGAACTGATTGAAGAACGGTTAGAGAATAATCCTTTGCCTCCGGTGGGCGCGATTAGCGGTGATCCTGGGACAGTGAACCTTGGCAAATTCGTCGCTATCGGTAATTCTCTTACCGCCGGGCTGATGGACGCTGCCCTCTATAGCAGCGGTCAGCAGAATTCATTTCCCAATATTTTGGCTAATCATTTCCAGGCTGTAGAAGGCTTAGATGCCGGTACTTTTAACCAACCGGATATCAGCTCAACCAACGGCTATAATATCTCTATCAACAATGTTGGCGGACAAGTAGCAGGAAGGTTTATACTGGATACAAGTATTCCAGGGCCAATACCTACCGTAGGAGAGCTACCCACTCCATACGGAGGCGACCGCTCGCAGTTGAATAATTTCGGCGTGCCCGGCGCCAGGGTCCTGGATGTAGCTGCTTCGGGTTATGGGCAAGTCAATCCTTTTTTCGCTCGCTTCGCCTCATCTGCCAATGCCTCCATGCTGGGCGATGCCTCTGCCGCTCAGGGAAGCTTCTTCACTGTCTGGCTGGGGGGGAATGATGTTCTCTCCTGGGCAAGAGTAGGTGGTGCAGCCCCGGATGGAGAAGAAAATCCTGATGCAGAACAAACTGAGGCCAATACACTGAGCAGCATCAACAGTTTTACCCAGGCATACTCAAATGTGATCAATAGCATGCTGGCTGCCCATACAGATGCAAGAGGTGTAGCCATTACGATTCCTTCCATCACTCTCTTACCCTTTTTCCGAGCCGTCACTTATGATCCTATCGCGCTGGATCAGGCCAATGCGGATGCACTGAATGCCGGTTATGCCGATTACAATCAGGGCGTACAGGCAGCAGCGCAGTTTGGAATGATTACGGAAGAAGAAGCTGCATTGCGCAATATCAGTTTTCAGCTAACTACGAATGCAAATGAAACTAATGCGGTGGTAATTCTGGATGAAGACCTTTCTGATATTACCTTACCTGACCCACAGGGAGGAGACCCCATTGTACTACCTAAACTTCGTCAGGCCAATGCCTCTGATCTGCTGACATTTAATGTAGCGACTTTGCTGGGGACCAGTACCGAAGCAGGCATTTACGGATTAGAGGCCCCGGTGGAAAACCAGTATGTACTCACACTTAACGAACAAATTGTGCTGAACACACGTATCGCATTTTTCAACGGTATCATCGCTCAGATAGTAGCCAGCACCGGAGGTAGAGTAGCTTTGGTAGATGTCAATACAATCTTCGCTGATGTGGCAGGACTGACGGCCGAGCAAGCCACTCAATTAGGTTTGTCATCTGAAGCAATTGCCTCAGCGGATGGGGTTCAGGGTATTGTCGTTGACGGAGTAAGCCTACAACCTGACTTTTCACCTAATGGGATCATCTCTACCGATGGAGTTCACCCCAACCCCAAAGGTCATGCGCTGGTAGCCAATGCGATCATTGAAGTCATGAATGAAGCCTTTGAGGCAGACATCCCTCCGATAGACATTACACCTTTCCGGACGGTAGTCGTGGCACTTTAA